In the genome of Megalobrama amblycephala isolate DHTTF-2021 unplaced genomic scaffold, ASM1881202v1 scaffold482, whole genome shotgun sequence, one region contains:
- the LOC125261784 gene encoding gastrula zinc finger protein XlCGF57.1-like codes for MSIFALDLMELKVASHEQKGAQKTETKGYFTCQQCGKTFNQHRNLQVHLRVHTKESPFTCQQCGKSFTHKDKLKVHMRIHTGEKPFTCQQCGKSFRQKGSLKVHMRIHTGEKPYTCQQCGKSFSEKGKLKIHMKIHTGEKPYTCQQCGKSFRQKGSLKVHMRIHTGEKPYTCQQCGKSFSEKGKLKIHMKIHTGEKPYTCQQCGKSFSEKGRLIVHMSIHTGEKPYTCQQCGKSFSDKGSLTAHIRIHIRENPFTCKQCGKSFSRKGSLKVHMRIHTGEKPYICQQCGKSFSDKGNLTGHMRIHTGEKPYTCQECGKNFSRKESLIAHMNNHSGESPFTCQQCGKNFSKKGKLKIHMRIHTGEKPYTCQQCGKSFNETGNLKAHMRIHTGERPHTCQECGKSFIRKEGLIAHMRTHTGETPYTCTLCGNSFTRERSLKQHMRVHTEKPFACDQCGKSFTHKLTLYYHMDIHTGEKPFTCGQCGKSFTHKLTLYHHMNIHTGEKPFICDKCGRGFRFIGYLKGHMKIHSKEDFFRSHHCGKSRGVKST; via the coding sequence atgtctatttttgcCTTAGACCTAATGGAACTGAAAGTAGCGAGTCATGAACAAAAAGGAGCTCAAAAGACAGAAACTAAAGGttatttcacctgccaacagtgtggaaagacttTTAATCAACATAGAAACCTTCAAGTCCACCTGAGAGTTCACACTAAAGAGAGTCCCTTCacttgccaacagtgtggaaagagtttcacacataaagacaagcttaaagtccacatgagaattcacactggagagaaacccttcacctgccaacagtgtggaaagagtttcaggcaaaaaggaagccttaaagtccacatgagaattcatacaggagaaaagccttacacctgccaacagtgtggaaagagtttcagtgagAAAGGAAAACTTAAAATCCATatgaaaattcacactggagaaaagccttacacctgccaacagtgtggaaagagtttcaggcaaaaaggaagccttaaagtccacatgagaattcatacaggagaaaagccttacacctgccaacagtgtggaaagagtttcagtgagAAAGGAAAACTTAAAATCCATatgaaaattcacactggagaaaagccttacacctgccaacagtgtggaaagagtttcagtgagAAAGGGAGACTTATAGTCCACATGAgcattcacactggagaaaagccttacacctgtcaacaatgtggaaagagtttcagtgacAAAGGAAGCCTTACAGCCCACATCAGAATTCACATTAGAGAGAACCCATTCACTTgcaaacagtgtggaaagagtttcagtagaaaaggaagccttaaagtccacatgagaattcatactggagagaagccttacatctgccaacagtgtggaaagagtttcagtgacAAAGGCAACCTTACaggccacatgagaattcatactggagaaaagccttacacctgtcaagagtgtggaaagaatttcagtcgaaaagaaagcCTTATAGCCCACATGAATAATCACAGTGGAGAGAGCCCAtttacctgccaacagtgtggaaaaaatTTCAGTAAAAAAGGAAAACTTAAAATCcatatgagaattcacactggagaaaaaccttacacctgccaacagtgtggaaagagtttcaatgaGACAGGAAACCTTAaagcccacatgagaattcacactggagaaagacctcatacctgtcaagagtgtggaaagagtttcattcgTAAAGAAGGCCTTATAGcccacatgagaactcacactggagaaacaCCTTACACCTGCACTCTGTGTGGGAATAGCTTCACACGGGAACGAAGCCTCAAGcaacacatgagagttcacactgagAAGCCTTTtgcatgtgatcagtgtggaaagagtttcacacataaaTTGACCCTTTATTACCACATGgatattcacactggagagaagccattcacatgtggtcagtgtggaaagagtttcacacataaaTTGACCCTTTATCACcacatgaatattcacactggagagaagccattcataTGTGATAAGTGTGGAAGGGGTTTCAGATTTATAGGTTACCTCAAGGGCCACATGAAAATTCACTCGAAAGAGGACTTTTTTAGAAGTCATCACTGTGGAaagagcagaggtgtaaagagtacctga